In Leucobacter sp. CX169, a single genomic region encodes these proteins:
- a CDS encoding helix-hairpin-helix domain-containing protein — protein sequence MSTRDVPESLGNLPKIGRPATSALISVGVGSLSGVARMSRGQLLALHGVGPKAVRLLADALAEAGLNFADDESTPPST from the coding sequence ATGTCCACTCGTGATGTGCCGGAAAGCCTGGGCAACCTGCCCAAGATCGGCCGACCCGCCACCTCCGCCTTGATCTCGGTGGGCGTGGGCTCACTTTCCGGGGTGGCCCGAATGTCTCGGGGTCAGCTCCTGGCGCTCCACGGGGTCGGGCCGAAGGCGGTCAGGCTGCTAGCTGACGCGCTCGCGGAGGCGGGACTCAACTTTGCCGACGACGAGTCGACGCCTCCATCAACGTGA